GATCCTGAACAGTTTATGCCGGTACTGGCAATGGCGGTGGACTCAGGCGGTGAAGACGGTGTTACCGATAATGCCTACGCGTTCTGGCGAAGGTGTAAGCGAAAAGGCGTTGCCGGGCGCGTTTATCTGTTCAAGGGAGACAGTACCCGACGCGAGAAGCTGATCACCAAAACCTATCCCGATAACACCGAACGCTCAGAACGTCGGGCAAAAGCCAGGGGGGATGTGCCGTTGTATCTGTTACAGACCAATGCCCTGAAAGACAGGGTAGCTGCCGCACTGGAGCGTGAGGAGCCGGGGGCGAATTACATTCATTTTCCTGACTGGCTGGGGCCGTGGTTCTACGAGGAACTGACCTATGAAGAGCGCAGCGCAGACGGAAAGTGGAAAAAACCGGGACGCGGTAATAACGAGGCGCTCGATCTGATGTGTTACGCCCACGCGCTGGCTATTCTCCGTGGCTATGAGCGAATCAACTGGGAAAAACCACCAGGATGGGCTCGCTTACCGGAAAAAGACGCCGCAAAAACCACGCAGCCTGTTGAGGTTCGCCAGCAGGAGCAACACGAAGGAGGAGAGAAAGCCGTGAAAGCCAGGAAGAAAAAAATTTTACCCGCCTGGGGCGGTGGTTCCGGAGGAGGGTGGTTATGACCAGGGCAGGGCTACAGGAGTTGTACAACGCCTATCTGGAGGCCGAGCTTGCTGTACTGAAAGGCAAGTCCATCATGCTTAACGGTCAGTCAATGACAATGGAAAGCCTGGAGGAAATCAGGAAGGGGCGCCGCGAGATTGAAGACAGGTTACAGCGGTTAAATAATCCGCGACGGCTTTTCACCCGGGCGAGGTTGTCATGAATTTTATCGATAAAGCTATCAGCATGATGTCGCCGGGATGGGCTGTATCAAGACTCCGATCGCGGGCAGTAATAAAAGCTTACGAGGCTGCAATACCCACCCGGACACATAAAATTAAGCGTGAAAACCGCAACGCCAATCAACTAAACCAGATTGCCGGAAAGTCCCTGCGGGAGCAGGCCCGCTGGTTCGATAACAATCACGATCTGGTGGTGGGGGCGCTCGATAAGATGGAAGAGCGCGTTATCGGGGCTAAGGGGATCATCGTTGAGCCACAACCACTGACGGTGGCCGGAACGCTGAATAACGCGCTGGCGGAACAAATCCGCGCCAGATGGGCAGAGTGGTCCGTGTCGCCGGACGTGACCGGACAATATACGCGCCCGGTACTGGAGCGCCTTTTGTTACGCACATGGTTGCGGGACGGGGAGGTGTTCTCCCAGATGGTGGCGGGAAAAATGCCGGGGCTTGAGCCGGTGGCGGGCGTACCGTTCTGGCTTGAGGCGATGGAACCGGATTATGTCCCGATGGAACAGACGGACAGTACAAATAATCTGATTCAGGGGATCTATTTTAACGACTGGCAAAGGCCAAAAAGTTACATCGTCTGTAAATCCTGGCCGGGATTTGCCACCGCTATGGTGGCCACCAAGCTTATCGATGCAGAAAATATGCTGCATCTTAAATTCACCCGTCGCCTGAATCAGGCGCGGGGCGTCACGCTGCTGGCGCCGGTTATTATCCGGCTGCTGGATCTGAAGGAGTATGAGGACAGTGAAAGGCTGGCCGCGCGTATTTCGGCGGCTTTTGCCATGTTTATCCGGCGCAGTGACGCAATGGTACAGGATGGTGACGCGCCAGATTATGCGGATAAAGACCGCGATCTGGATATTGAACCCGGCACCATTCTGAAAGACCTGTTGCCGGGAGAGGATATCGGCACCATCAAATCTGACAGGCCAAATGCCAACCTGGAGTCTTTCCGTATGGGGCAACTGCGGGCGGTTGCCGCAGGTGTACGCGGAAGTTTTTCTTCTATTGCTAGAAACTACGACGGCACCTACAGCGCCCAGCGTCAGGAGCTGGTGGAGGCTCAGGAGGGATACGCCATTCTACAGGATAATTTTATTGCTGCCGTCAGTCGCCCGGTTTACCGGCGATGGCTGGCGACGGCGATTACGGCGGGTGTGATAGATGTGCCGACGGACACGGACATGGCGACCCTGTTTAATGCCGTGTATTCCGGTCCGGTTATGCCGTGGATAGATCCGCTGAAAGAGGCGAATGCCTGGAGGATACTGATACGCGGCGGGGCGGCAACAGAGAGTGACTGGGTGCGTGCCCGTGGCGGCGCACCTGCTGAAGTGAAACGCCGCCGTAAGGCGGAAATTGACGAAAACCGTAAGCTGGGACTGGTATTTGATACTGATCCGGCACATGACCCGGGGGAACAGGATAATGCCGGAAGTGAAGACAACAGTGGCGGCGATAAAAATGCCGCCGGTGATGACAGCAGGGAACGGACGCGGGGAGGGAAGCAGTAATAGCTGGTATTCCATCAGGGCTGCAGCCAATAACACGGCGGAAGTCCGCATTTATGACGAGATTGGTGGATGGGGAATTTCGGCTCGCTGGTTTGCAGAAGAACTGGCTGCACTGGGACAGATTAACCGGATAAATCTGCATATTCATTCACCTGGCGGAGCAGTACTGGACGGAATAGCCATTTATAACCTCCTGAAAAATCATCCGGCGCAAAAAACGGTGTATATCGATGGAATGGCCTGCTCAATGGCATCCGCTATTGCGATGGTAGGTAATCCCATCATTATGCCGGAAAACGCCATGATGATGATTCATAAGCCGCGCGGAGTGGCGGGGGGTGAGGCGGAGGATATCCGGGAATATGCTGACCTGCTTGACAAGATCGAAAGCGTCATTATCCCCATCTATACCGAAAAAACTGGAAAAACGCCTGAAGATATTGCTGCCATGCTGGCAAAGGAGACCTGGATGAGCGGCGCGGAGTGCGTCAGTGAAGGGTTTGCCGACAAACTGATACAGCCTGTAAAAGCAATGGCCTGTATTCATTCAAAACGTGTTGAGGAGTTTGAGCATATGCCACAGAGCATTAAAGGTATGATTATCGCCCCGCAGGGCAATGCAGGCGCGCAACCGCAGCCACAGGCAAAAGCCCCTGAGTCACAGATTCAGTCGCAGGCTCAGTCGCTGGTGACTGTAGATGAAAATGCCATTCGCGCACGCCTGCAGGAAGAACAGCGTAACCGTATCACCGGCATTCAGAATGTGTTTTCACTTTCCGGCGATCGTTATGCCTCGCTGATGGCAAAGTGCATTGCTGATGTGGATTGCTCTCTGGAAATGGCGAAGGACAGACTGTTGGCCGAGATGGCGAAAGGTATTACGCCGACTAACCAGCTGAATGGTCCGCAGAATCGCGCAGAGTTTCATGCCGGGATGTATACCGGAAACGGTAATATTACCGGCGACGCCGTTCGCGCTGCCGTGATGGCCCGCGCAGGCTATGAAGAAGCGCAGAAGGATAACCCGTACAACTGTATGACCCTGCGTGAACTGGCGCGAATTTCGCTGGTGGCGAGGGGTACAGGCGTGTCCAGCATGAATCCCATGCAGATGATCGGCATGGCATTTACGCACAGCACCTCCGATTTCGGTAACATTCTGCTGGATGTTGCAAACAAGTCCATTCTGCAGGGCTGGCAGGAAGCGCCGGAAACCTTCGATGCCTGGACCAAAAAAGGACAGTTGTCTGATTTCAGGATTGCGCACCGTGTGGGTATGGGGGGATTCAGTTCACTGCGTCAGGTTCGTGAAGGAGCGGAATACAAATACGTCACCACAGGGGATAAACAGGCGACCATTGCGCTCGCTACCTATGGGGAGCTGTTCAGCATTACCCGCCAGGCCATCATCAATGATGATATGAATATGCTGACGGATGTCCCGATGAAGCTGGGACGTGCGGCAAAAGCCACCATTGCCGATCTGGTTTATGACGTTCTCATCAGTAACCAGAAACTGTCCAGTGATAATGTGGCGCTGTTTGACAAGACGAAACACGCAAACGTCCTTGAAAAAGCCGTTATGGATGTGGCGTCCCTGGATAAAGCGCGCCAGCTAATGCGGATGCAGAAAGAGGGCGATCGCCACCTCAATATCCGTCCGGCATTTGTACTGGTGCCGACGGCGATGGAGTCTGTTTCAAATCAGGTGATTAAATCTGTCAGTGTCAAGGGGGCGGATATTAACGCCGGGATCATTAACCCGGTGAAAGATTTCGCCACGGTGATCGCGGAGCCTCGTCTTGATGACGCCAGTCAGTCCACTTTCTATCTTACTGCAGCAAAAGGCAGCGATACCGTTGAGGTGGCTTACCTTAACGGCGTGGATGAGCCGTATATCGACCAGCAGGAAGGATTCACGGTGGATGGCGTAACCACGAAAGTTCGTATTGATGCGGGCGTTGCGCCGGTGGATTATCGCGGCATGGTGAAATGCACCGTATAACCCACTAAAAGCAGACATTAAGCGATACGGCCCTGACGGGCTTTTTTTATACCTGAAATCCGGCACGGCGTGCCGGAAAGGAGAATAACCGTGGCTAAGAATTACGTGGAAGACGGCAAAACGATTGAAATTGTGGCGACCACGTCACTAAAGAGCGGAGATCTGGTACAGGTCGGCGATATGTTCGCTGTGGCTGTTACCGATATTGCCGCCGGGAGCGCCGGAACCGGCATCGCAGAAGGGGTATTCAGCATACCAAAACTGACAACAGAGGATATTGCCGTCGGGAAAAAAGTGTATCTGAAGGATAACGTGGTTCAGACGGATGCAACCGGCAGCCTGCCGTATGTCGGGGTGGTATGGGCGCCAGCGGCAAACGGTGATGAAACCGTTCCGGTAAAAATTAATGGCTGACCTTTTTGACGGGATGAAAAGGCGCATGGATGCACTTATCGCAGAACGCTTCGGCATGAAGGTCAACATCAACGGGACTGACTGCATAGTGGTGGAGTCTGATTTTCTGGCTGAACTGGGGCCTGTTGAAGGAAACGGAAAAAACGTAGTGGTGTTTTCAGGCAACGTTATCCCGCGCCGGGGAGACAGGGTGGTACTGCGGGGCAGTGAGTTTACCGTGACCCGTATCCGGCGTTTTAACGGTAAGCCACAACTGACTCTGGAGGAGAACAATGGAGGTAAAGGGGCTTAAAGAGGCCATTTCAGTACTTAAAGAACTTGATCGTGGATATGTGACCCGGGCAAAAATTCGGGCCATTAACCGGGTGGCAAAACGGGTGGTCAGCGTGTCAGTTCGCAGTGCTGCTGCTTTGGTGGTGGCCGGAGACAACCGACGGCAGGGTATTCCCGTCAGAACGGTAAGACGTCGCGCCAGAGTCAGGCTGGCCAGAGCGGACAAGCCTTTTGCCAACATTTATGTGAACTGTGATCCGCTGACTGCCATCAGGTTACTGAGTTCGCCACCATCAACCCCGATGAGGGGGAGAAAAGGTAAGCCGCTACGTATAGGAAAATACCGTTTTGACCGGGGGTTTATTGCGCAGGCTCCGAACGGATGGTGGCAGGTATTTGAGCGTTCCGGTGCCGGAAGATACCCACTTAATGTGGTGAAAATCCCGGTTGCTGATGCATTGCGCCATGCGTTCAACACGCAGGTTGTTTTACAGATGAAAACGGAGATGCCCAAAGAGCTGAAGCATGAAATCAGTTATGAACTGAGGAGATTCACTAAAAAA
This DNA window, taken from Salmonella enterica subsp. enterica serovar Typhimurium str. LT2, encodes the following:
- a CDS encoding Gifsy-2 prophage protein, with product MEERVIGAKGIIVEPQPLTVAGTLNNALAEQIRARWAEWSVSPDVTGQYTRPVLERLLLRTWLRDGEVFSQMVAGKMPGLEPVAGVPFWLEAMEPDYVPMEQTDSTNNLIQGIYFNDWQRPKSYIVCKSWPGFATAMVATKLIDAENMLHLKFTRRLNQARGVTLLAPVIIRLLDLKEYEDSERLAARISAAFAMFIRRSDAMVQDGDAPDYADKDRDLDIEPGTILKDLLPGEDIGTIKSDRPNANLESFRMGQLRAVAAGVRGSFSSIARNYDGTYSAQRQELVEAQEGYAILQDNFIAAVSRPVYRRWLATAITAGVIDVPTDTDMATLFNAVYSGPVMPWIDPLKEANAWRILIRGGAATESDWVRARGGAPAEVKRRRKAEIDENRKLGLVFDTDPAHDPGEQDNAGSEDNSGGDKNAAGDDSRERTRGGKQ
- a CDS encoding Gifsy-2 prophage Clp protease-like protein (similar to E. coli ATP-dependent proteolytic subunit of clpA-clpP serine protease, heat shock protein F21.5 (AAC73540.1); Blastp hit to AAC73540.1 (207 aa), 29% identity in aa 73 - 203), with product MKTTVAAIKMPPVMTAGNGRGEGSSNSWYSIRAAANNTAEVRIYDEIGGWGISARWFAEELAALGQINRINLHIHSPGGAVLDGIAIYNLLKNHPAQKTVYIDGMACSMASAIAMVGNPIIMPENAMMMIHKPRGVAGGEAEDIREYADLLDKIESVIIPIYTEKTGKTPEDIAAMLAKETWMSGAECVSEGFADKLIQPVKAMACIHSKRVEEFEHMPQSIKGMIIAPQGNAGAQPQPQAKAPESQIQSQAQSLVTVDENAIRARLQEEQRNRITGIQNVFSLSGDRYASLMAKCIADVDCSLEMAKDRLLAEMAKGITPTNQLNGPQNRAEFHAGMYTGNGNITGDAVRAAVMARAGYEEAQKDNPYNCMTLRELARISLVARGTGVSSMNPMQMIGMAFTHSTSDFGNILLDVANKSILQGWQEAPETFDAWTKKGQLSDFRIAHRVGMGGFSSLRQVREGAEYKYVTTGDKQATIALATYGELFSITRQAIINDDMNMLTDVPMKLGRAAKATIADLVYDVLISNQKLSSDNVALFDKTKHANVLEKAVMDVASLDKARQLMRMQKEGDRHLNIRPAFVLVPTAMESVSNQVIKSVSVKGADINAGIINPVKDFATVIAEPRLDDASQSTFYLTAAKGSDTVEVAYLNGVDEPYIDQQEGFTVDGVTTKVRIDAGVAPVDYRGMVKCTV
- a CDS encoding Gifsy-2 prophage putative RecA/RadA recombinase; translation: MAKNYVEDGKTIEIVATTSLKSGDLVQVGDMFAVAVTDIAAGSAGTGIAEGVFSIPKLTTEDIAVGKKVYLKDNVVQTDATGSLPYVGVVWAPAANGDETVPVKING
- a CDS encoding Gifsy-2 prophage ATP-binding sugar transporter-like protein, with translation MADLFDGMKRRMDALIAERFGMKVNINGTDCIVVESDFLAELGPVEGNGKNVVVFSGNVIPRRGDRVVLRGSEFTVTRIRRFNGKPQLTLEENNGGKGA
- a CDS encoding Gifsy-2 prophage probable minor tail protein; protein product: MEVKGLKEAISVLKELDRGYVTRAKIRAINRVAKRVVSVSVRSAAALVVAGDNRRQGIPVRTVRRRARVRLARADKPFANIYVNCDPLTAIRLLSSPPSTPMRGRKGKPLRIGKYRFDRGFIAQAPNGWWQVFERSGAGRYPLNVVKIPVADALRHAFNTQVVLQMKTEMPKELKHEISYELRRFTKK